A genome region from Populus alba chromosome 3, ASM523922v2, whole genome shotgun sequence includes the following:
- the LOC118037994 gene encoding exocyst complex component EXO70A1 has protein sequence MEPPENYSTDTSFAVPFEDAQKIILRWDSTASEEARERMIFDGDRQEVDLYLQAVDDIQKSMSSTSISSDHHGQDSNDNKVTSAIQIAMARLEDEFRNILINHTSPVELDSLIISDRASLNHSTSSVRSITEFDQEEVRRGSGDLDDGLDPIQRADSTNSSVSYRSTSSIREIDLIPQEAVADLQSIAKRMISAGYFRECIQVYGSVRKSAVDASFRRLGIEKLSIGDIQRLEWETLETKIRRWIRAAKVCVRILFASEKQLCEEIFYGIGTAVDDACFMETVKGPAIQLFNFAEAISISRRSPEKMFKILDLHDALMGLSPDIDVVFESKSADSVRVQAAEILSRLAEAARGILSEFESAVLREPSTVAVPGGTIHPLTRYVMNYISLISDYKQTLIELIMSKPSTGSRYSGDPTTPDMEFAQLEGKTPLALHLIWIIVILQFNLEGKSKHYKDASLAHLFMMNNVHYIVQKVKGSPELREMIGDDYLRKLTGKFRQAATSYQRATWVSVLYCLRDEGLHVSGSFSSGVSKSALRERFKSFNAMFEEVHRTQATWLIPDSQLREELRISISEKLIPAYRSFLGRFRSHIESGKHPENYIKYSVEDLENAVLDFFEGYPVSQHLRRRSQ, from the coding sequence ATGGAACCACCAGAAAATTACAGCACGGATACTTCTTTTGCAGTACCTTTTGAAGATGCCCAGAAGATAATTCTAAGGTGGGACTCGACAGCATctgaagaagcaagagaaaGAATGATCTTTGATGGAGATCGTCAAGAAGTGGATCTATACTTACAAGCTGTTGATGACATCCAAAAGTCTATGTCATCAACTTCAATATCATCTGACCATCATGGTCAAGATAGTAATGATAACAAGGTCACCTCTGCTATACAGATCGCCATGGCTAGACTTGAAGATGAGTTCCGCAATATCCTTATTAACCATACAAGCCCTGTTGAACTGGACTCTCTTATCATTTCTGATCGTGCTTCTTTGAACCATTCTACTAGTTCGGTAAGAAGCATCACTGAATTTGACCAGGAGGAAGTTCGTCGTGGTAGTGGTGATCTTGATGATGGTTTGGATCCTATACAGCGTGCAGATTCGACTAATAGTAGTGTCAGTTATCGATCTACGAGTAGTATTCGTGAGATCGATCTGATTCCTCAAGAAGCTGTAGCAGACCTTCAGTCCATTGCGAAACGGATGATCTCTGCTGGGTACTTTAGGGAGTGTATCCAGGTCTATGGGAGTGTGAGAAAATCAGCTGTGGATGCGAGTTTTCGGAGACTTGGGATTGAGAAATTGAGTATTGGGGATATTCAGAGACTGGAATGGGAGACTTTGGAGACCAAGATCAGGAGGTGGATTCGTGCGGCCAAGGTTTGTGTTAGGATATTGTTTGCTAGTGAGAAGCAGCTTTGTGAGGAGATTTTTTATGGGATTGGTACTGCCGTTGACGATGCTTGTTTTATGGAGACTGTCAAGGGTCCAGCTATTCAATTGTTTAATTTTGCTGAGGCAATTAGTATTAGCAGGAGATCTCCTGAGAAAATGTTCAAGATTTTGGACTTACATGATGCTTTGATGGGCTTGTCTCCTGATATTGATGTTGTTTTTGAATCAAAATCTGCTGATTCCGTTCGAGTTCAGGCTGCTGAGATTCTGTCAAGATTGGCTGAGGCTGCCAGGGGGATTTTATCTGAGTTTGAGAGTGCTGTTTTGCGTGAGCCCTCCACAGTTGCGGTGCCTGGAGGTACAATTCATCCATTGACAAGGTATGTGATGAATTATATCAGTTTGATTTCGGATTATAAGCAGACCTTGATTGAGCTTATTATGTCAAAACCATCGACTGGCTCGAGATATTCGGGTGATCCAACTACCCCTGATATGGAATTTGCTCAACTAGAGGGGAAAACCCCTTTAGCCCTTCATTTGATTTGGATTATTGTGATTTTGCAATTCAATTTGGAGGGCAAGTCCAAGCACTACAAGGATGCATCATTGGCCCATCTGTTTATGATGAACAATGTTCACTATATTGTTCAAAAGGTCAAAGGCTCGCCAGAATTGCGAGAAATGATTGGAGACGATTACTTGAGAAAGCTGACTGGGAAATTTAGGCAGGCAGCTACTAGTTACCAGAGAGCAACTTGGGTAAGTGTTTTGTATTGCTTGAGGGATGAAGGTTTACATGTAAGTGGGAGTTTCTCTTCTGGTGTCTCAAAGAGTGCTTTGAGAGAGAGATTTAAGTCCTTCAATGCTATGTTTGAGGAGGTTCACAGGACTCAAGCAACATGGTTGATTCCAGATTCTCAACTTAGAGAGGAGCTTCGAATTTCTATATCTGAGAAGTTGATCCCAGCTTATAGGTCATTTCTTGGACGGTTCAGGAGTCACATAGAGAGTGGAAAGCATCCAGAAAATTATATCAAGTATTCGGTGGAGGATTTAGAGAATGCTGTCTTGGATTTCTTCGAGGGTTATCCTGTATCTCAGCACCTGAGGAGGAGATCCCAGTGA
- the LOC118037995 gene encoding pollen receptor-like kinase 3: MALDWHFHPFLFLFITFTLQFSLTSSVSESESLIRLKKSFTNAGAISSWLPGSVPCNKQTHWRGVVCFNGIVTGLQLENMGLSGTIDVDALANLQGLRSVSFAYNYFTGTIPALNRLGYLKAVYLTGNQFSGEIPSDFFLKMKSLKKVWISDNNFSGGIPSSLAELSRLSELHLENNQFSGTIPSIDQPTLMSFNVSNNKLDGEIPPNFARFNSSSFRGNDGLCGEKIGKGCELQGSSEPPTDVGVDANMMVSDNKRNSVAMTVAGLVTLAVLLVSVIAVVIFRMRRRGKDFDAIEHRSSGDAAALEAQVSLSNRPKEMEVAKKMGSGRKGSNNGRGVVGELVFVNNEKSVFGLPDLMKASAEVLGNGVLGSSYKTQMANGVVVVVKRMREMNTLSKSQFNAEIRKLGRLHHPHILTPLAFHYQPDEKLLIYDFVPKGSLLYLLHGDRGPSHDELSWSVRLKIVQGIAKGLGYLHTELAPSNLPHGNLKSSNVFLSNDNEPLLSEFGLSPLISPPLLAQALFGYEAPEAAEFGVSPKCDVYCLGIIILEILSGKLPSQYLNNARGGTDVVRWVESAISDGRETDFLDPEIGSSKNSRCQKQLLGIGAACVKRNPEQRLDITQAIQLIQEIELEDGDCAGRTTQVLPSLRDGYADAS; this comes from the exons ATGGCCTTGGATTGGCATttccatccttttctttttctcttcatcaCTTTTACCCTCCAATTTTCATTAACATCTTCAGTATCTGAATCTGAATCTTTGATCAggcttaaaaaatcatttaccaATGCTGGTGCTATCAGTTCTTGGCTGCCAGGCTCCGTCCCTTGCAATAAACAAACTCATTGGCGTGGAGTTGTTTGTTTCAATGGAATTGTCACGGGTCTTCAGCTCGAAAACATGGGCTTGTCAGGAACCATTGATGTTGATGCATTGGCTAATTTGCAGGGACTCAGAAGCGTAAGCTTtgcttataattattttacagGTACAATCCCTGCACTCAATCGTTTAGGCTATTTAAAGGCTGTATACTTGACAGGGAACCAGTTTTCCGGTGAGATTCCCTCAGATTTCTTCTTGAAAATGAAGTCGCTGAAGAAGGTTTGGATTTCGGATAACAACTTTTCTGGAGGAATTCCATCATCGTTGGCTGAGTTGTCTCGGCTTAGCGAATTACATCTCGAGAACAATCAGTTTAGTGGGACTATTCCATCTATCGATCAACCAACCTTGATGTCATTTAATGTATCAAACAATAAGCTGGACGGGGAAATCCCACCAAATTTCGCAAGATTCAATTCTAGTTCCTTTAGAGGAAATGATGGTCTTTGCGGAGAAAAAATCGGTAAAGGGTGTGAATTGCAAGGATCATCAGAACCACCTACCGATGTTGGGGTAGATGCCAATATGATGGTTAGCGATAATAAAAGAAACAGCGTTGCGATGACAGTCGCAGGGTTAGTAACTCTGGCTGTGTTGCTTGTTTCGGTAATAGCCGTGGTTATCTTTAGAATGAGGCGAAGGGGCAAGGATTTTGATGCGATTGAACATAGAAGTAGCGGTGACGCAGCAGCACTTGAGGCGCAAGTTTCGTTGTCGAATAGACCGAAGGAAATGGAAGTTGCCAAGAAGATGGGATCAGGCCGTAAAGGATCTAACAATGGCAGGGGTGTTGTAGGTGAATTAGTTTTTGTGAACAATGAAAAGAGCGTATTTGGGCTACCAGATTTGATGAAAGCTTCAGCAGAAGTGCTCGGAAATGGAGTATTGGGGTCTTCTTATAAAACGCAGATGGCTAACGGAGTTGTGGTGGTGGTCAAGAGAATGAGAGAAATGAATACGTTGTCCAAAAGTCAATTTAATGCAGAAATCAGAAAGCTTGGAAGACTGCATCATCCTCATATTTTGACACCATTGGCTTTTCATTATCAACCGGATGAGAAGCTGTTGATCTATGACTTCGTACCCAAAGGCAGTCTGCTTTATTTGTTGCACG GTGATCGAGGACCGTCACATGATGAGCTCAGTTGGTCTGTTCGTCTCAAGATCGTTCAAGGAATTGCAAAAGGTCTGGGCTATCTTCACACAGAGCTTGCTCCCTCTAACTTGCCTCATGGCAATCTCAAATCAAGCAATGTCTTTCTCAGCAATGACAACGAGCCATTACTTTCAGAATTTGGATTAAGTCCCCTGATTAGCCCTCCATTGTTGGCTCAAGCATTGTTTGGTTATGAAGCCCCAGAAGCAGCGGAATTTGGCGTGTCACCAAAGTGCGACGTCTACTGTCTAGGAATAATCATTCTTGAAATCCTCTCAGGAAAACTTCCTTCTCAATATCTCAACAATGCCAGGGGAGGGACTGATGTAGTCCGATGGGTGGAATCTGCAATTTCCGATGGGAGAGAAACTGATTTTCTTGATCCTGAAATTGGAAGCTCAAAGAACTCACGCTGTCAGAAGCAGCTCCTAGGCATTGGAGCTGCTTGTGTTAAAAGAAATCCTGAGCAACGGTTAGACATCACACAAGCTATTCAACTGATACAGGAGATAGAATTGGAAGATGGAGACTGTGCGGGGAGGACAACGCAAGTTTTACCTTCACTTCGTGATGGATATGCAGATGCATCATAG